A window of Chthoniobacterales bacterium genomic DNA:
CGGGACCATTACTCGAGGCCGACGGTCTGGCTCCTCTGGGTGCTTTGCGAACTGGCGATCGCGGCCTGCGATCTGGCCGAGGTGATCGGCTCCGCGATCGCGCTGCAGCTGCTTTTTGGCATTCCGCTCGTCTGGGGCTGCATCATCACGTGCCTCGATGTGCTCGCGGTGCTGTATCTGCAGAACAAGGGGTTCCGCTACGTCGAGGCGCTTGTCGTCGTGCTCATCGCGACCATCGGCACGTGTTTCGCCGCCGAGTTGTTCTTTGCAAAGCCGAGCCTGACGGGCGTGATGCTTGGCTTCGTGCCGTCGGCAGACATCCTCAAGGACCAGAGCAAGCTCTACGTGGCCATCGGCATCCTCGGCGCGACCGTGATGCCGCATAATCTCTACCTGCACTCGTCCATCGTGCAGACGCGCAACTTCGAGCGCACCCCGCAGGGCAAGCGCGAGGCGATCAGGTTCGCGACGATCGATTCGTCCGCTGCGCTGATGTTCGCGCTCTTCATCAACGCGGCGATCCTCATCCTCGCGGCCGCGGTTTTCCACGGCACGGAGCACCAGGACGTCGCGGAGATTCAGGACGCCTATCATCTGCTCAGTCCCACGCTCGGCGTCGGCATCGCGAGCACGCTCTTCGCCCTCGCGCTGCTCGCCTCGGGCCAGAATGCGACGCTCACCGGCACGCTCGCCGGCCAGATCGTGATGGAGGGCTTCCTGAATTTTCGGATCACGCCGTGGCTGCGGCGGCTCGTTACTCGCGGCATTGCGATCGTTCCGGCGGTGTGCGTGATCGGCTTCTACGGCGAGAAGCACGCGACCGATCTGCTTGTTGCCAGCCAGGTGGTGCTGAGCATGCAGCTTGGCTTCGCGGTGTGGCCGCTGCTGCGGTTCACCGGCGCAAAGACCAAGATGGGTGAGTTTGTGAATCCGCTCTGGATCAAGATCCTCGGCTGGACGACGGCATTCATCATCATCACGCTGAATCTCAAGCTGCTCTTCGATTTTTTCGCGCCGGAAGTCGTCCGCCGTGCGGTTTACGGCCCGCTCGGCATCCCCCTCGAATAAGGTCATGTATCGCACCATCCTCATCCCTGTCGAAAACGGACCCGCGGACGAAACGATCCTCGCGCACATGCGGTCGCTCGCGAAACTCACCGACGCCAACCTTATTCTCATCCACGTCGCCGACGGCTGGGCGGCGCGAAACTTTCAGCAGCTCAATCTCGCCGAGAGCGAGGAGATCAAGGCCGATCGCGCCTACCTCGAGCGCCGCGCGGAGGAACTGCGGACTGAGGGATTCACGGTGGAATATGTGCTCGCGATGGGGGAGCCGTCCGCACAGATCGTGAAGTTCGTGCAGGAAAACGACGTCGATCTCGTGGCAATGGCGACGCACGGCCATCGGTTGCTGGGCGACATCATCCACGGCAGCACCGCGGACAAGGTGCGGCATCTCGTGAGCGTGCCGGTGCTGTTGCTGAAGGCGCCGAACGCGGCGTGAATCAATCCGCGCCGAGGTAGGCGGCGCGAATCTCGTCGTTCGCGCGGAGGGCGGCGCAGTCGTCCTGGAGCACGATGCGGCCGGTCTCGAGCACGTAGCCGTAGTGCGAGATTTCCAGGGCGAGGTTGGCGTTCTGTTCGACGAGCAGGATGGTGAGGCCGGTTTGCCGGTTGATCTCGACGATCTTGGAAAAGATCGTCTGGACGAGGATCGGCGCGATGCCGAGCGAGGGCTCGTCGAGCATGAGGCACTTCGGCCGGCTCATGAGCGCGCGACCGATGGCAAGCATCTGCTGCTCGCCTCCGCTCAGCGTGCCGGCGCTTTGTTTGGCGCGTTCCTTGAGGCGGGGAAAGACGGTGAAGATGCCGTCGAGGTCGGCGGGAAAATTCTTTTTGTCGCGCCGGAGGTAGGCGCCCATCTGGAGATTTTCCAACACGGTGAGATTGGAAAAGACCATGCGCCCCTCGGGGGATTGGGCGATGCCGCGGGCGACGATTTCGTGGGGCGGGAGATTCGTGATCGGAACGCCGTCGAACATGATGCTGCCGGACTTTGCCTTGATGAGGCCGGAGATCGTGCGGAGCGTCGTGGATTTTCCCGCGCCGTTCGCGCCGATGAGCGTGACGATCTTCCCGGCGGGCACGTCGAGCGAGATGCCGTGGAGGGCGGCAATGGAACCGTAGTGGACGTGAAGGTCGCGGATCTCAAGCATGGCTGGCTTCCTTGCCGAGGTAGGCCTCGATGACCTTCGGATTGCTTTTGATTTCCGCGGGGGTGCCTTCGGCGATCTTGATGCCGTAATCGAGCACGGCGATGCGCTGGCAGATTCCCATGACGACTTTCATGTCGTGTTCGACGAGCAGGACGGCGATGCGGAATTTTTCCTGCACGAAACGGATGAGGTTCATGAGCTCGACCTTTTCCGTGGGGTTCATTCCCGCGGCGGGTTCGTCGAGGAGGAGGAGTTTCGGCCGGGTGGCGAGGGCGCGAACGATTTCCAATCGGCGTTGGTCGCCGTAGGGCAGGCTCTTGCTGGGGGCATCGTGGAGGTCGGCGAGGCCAAAGATGCCGAGCAGCTCCATGGTCTTCGCGCGGATTTCCTCCTCCTCGCGGTGGAAGCCGGGGCCGCGGACGAGCGCGTGGGCGATGCCGTGGCGCAGGTGCATGTTCAAAGCGGTGCGAACGTTGTCGAAGACGCTGAGCGAGCCGAAGAGGCGGATGTTCTGGAACGTGCGGGCGATGCCGCGCGAGGTGATGCGGTAGGGGCGGCGGCCGGCGACGGGATGGCCGGCAAAGGAAATGGCGCCGGCGGTGGGTCGGTAGACGCCGGTGATGAGATTGAAGGCGGTGGTCTTGCCGGCGCCATTGGGACCGATGAGGCCGACCATCTCGCCGTCGTCGATGGTGAAATCGAGATCGGTGACGGCTTTCAGGCCGCCGAACTGGATCGTGACCTTGTCGAGTTGCAGCAGCCGGCTCATGTCTCGGGCGCGGGCCGCGGCTTGCGGCGGAACGGAAGGCGGAAGCCGCCGAGCAGGCCCTGCGGGCGAAGGATCATCATGACGATGAGCAGCAGGGAGAAGATGATCATGCGATACTCTTCGAACTGGCGGAGAAATTCGTTGAGGATGGTGAGCAGGATGGCCGCAAGCACGACGCCGAAGGTGCTGCCCATGCCGCCGAGGATGACCATGACGACGACGTCCACGGACTTGAGAAAATTGAAGCCCTCGGGGGTGATGTAGGTGATGAAGTGTGCGTAGAGGCCGCCCGCGATGCCGGCGAAGAACGCTCCGATGACGAAGGCGTTGACCTTGTATTTGGTCGTGTTGATGCCCATGGCCTCGGCGGCAATCTCGTCGTCGCGCACTGCGAGGAAGCCGCGGCCGTAGGTGGAGTTCACGAGGTTCGCGATCACGTAGATCGTGAGGGCGGCGAGCGTATAGGTCCAAAAAAACGTCGTATAGGCGGGAATGCCGCCGATGCCGCGCGGGCCGCCGACGGCGTCGGTATTCTGGATGACGACGCGGATAATCTCGCCGAAGCCCAGCGTGACGATGGCGAGGTAGTCGCCACGCAACCGCAGCGAGGGGACGCCGACGAGGAGGCCGGTGAAGGCGGCCGCGCCGCCGCCGACCGCGAGCGCAAGCAGGAAGAGGACGGAGATGGCTGCGGTGCCGCTGCCGATCGCGTGGAGGATCGGGGGGCCGGCGAACATCGTGACGGCGCTCGATGCGTAGGCGCCGACAGCCATGAAGCCGGCGTGGCCGAGCGAAAACTGGCCGGTGTGGCCATTCACGAGATTCAGGCTTACCGCGAGGATGATGTTGATCCCGATGAGCATGAGGATGTTCATCGCGTAGTCGTCGATCTGGTCGGAGATCATCGACACGCCAAGGCTGGCGGCGATGGCGGCGAGGAGTGCGGCGTGGGACCAGTATTTCATCAGACCTTTTCGCGCTCCGCCTTGCCGAGGAGGCCGGAGGGTTTGACGAGCAGGATGAGGATGAGGATGACGAACGCGACGGCGTCGCGGTAGCCGGGCGGGATGCCGATGTTCTTGCTGTAGCCGACGCAGAGCGTCTCGATCACGCCGAGGAGGATGCCGCCGAGGGCCGCGCCGGGGATGTTGCCGATGCCGCCGAGCACGGCGGCGACGAAGGCCTTGATGCCGGGCAGCACGCCCATGAAGGGATCGATGGCCGAGTAGAGCAGCGCGTAGAAAATGCCGGCCGCGCCGGCGAGGGCGGAGCCTAGGCCGAAGGTGAAGGAGATGACAACGCTGTTATTCACGCCCATGAGCGCGGCGGCGGTGGGATTGAGCGAGAGCGCGCGCATTGCGAGGCCCATGCGGGTCTTCATCACGATGAAGCGCAGGCCGACGAGCAGCGCGAGGGTGACGCCGAGGACGATGAGTTGCTCCGCAGTGACCGCCGGCACGCCGTTGCCGCCGAAGGTGCGGTTCTCGACGAGATTCGGGAAGCCGCGCGGCGCCGCGCCGAAGACCAGCTGCGCGGTGTATTCGAGGAAGAGCGAGACGCCGATGGCGGTGATGAGGACGATGAGGCGCGGGCGGCTGCGGAGCGGCTTATACGCGAGCTTCTCGATGAGAATGCCGAGCGCGGCGCAGGCGGCCATCGCGCCGACGAGAATGATCAGGGCGCTGAGGATTGGCGGCACGCCGACGAGCAGCGGGGACAGCCATTTGAAGAAATACAGACCGGCGAAGGCGCCGACCATGAAGACGTCGCCGTGCGCGAAGTTGATGAAGCGCAGGACGCCATACACCATCGTGTAGCCGAGGGCGATGAGGGCGTAGATGGAGCCGAGGGAAAGCCCGTTGATGAGTTGCTGCCCGAGATTTTCCCAGTTCACGCGCGGCTCGGCTCAGGGCTTCACGGTCTCGACGTAGCGGAACTTGCCGTCCTTGATCGTGAGGATGACGGCGGGCTTGTTCGCGTTGCGTTCGGCGTCGAGCGTGATGGAGCCGGTGACCGCAGGGTAATCTTTCGTAGCGGCGATGGCGTCGCGGAGCGGCTTCGAGTCGGTCGTGCCGGCAGTCTTGATCGCATTCGCGAGGATCATCGCGGAGTCGTAGCCGAGCGCGGCCATGGCGTCGGGTTCCTCTTTATACCTGGCCTTGAAGCGTTTGATGAATTCCTGGATGACGGGCGACTGGTCCTCAGCGGAGAAGTGGTTCGAGAAGAAGTTGCCTTCCATCGCGGCGCCGGCGACCTCGACGAGCGAGGGGGAGTCCCAGCCGTCGCCGCCGAGGAGCGGGACGTTGAGTCCGAGCTCGCGGGCCTGGCTGGCGATGAGGCCGGCTTCGTTGTAATAGCCCGCGACGAGGATGGCCTGCGGATTCGTGCCGGCGATGGAGGTGAGCTGCGCCTTGAAGTCCTTGTCGCCGGAGCTGTAGCTCTGCTCGCTGACGATCGTGCCGCCGTTCGCGGTGAAGTATTTCTTGAAGAACTCGGCGAGTCCAACGGCGTAATCCTGCTTCACGTCGGTGAGGACGGCGACGTTCTTCCAGCCTTTCGCCAGGGCGAACTTTGCCAGCACGGTGCCCTGAAAGGGATCGATGAAGCAGATGCGGAAGATATAATCGCCGACCTGGGTGACCTTGGGATTCGTCGATGCCGGGGAGATCATGGGGATCTTGTTCTGCTGGGCGATCGGGCCGGCCTCGAGCGAGCGGGAGGACGCGACCTCACCGAGCAGGGCGACAATGCCGTCGCGGGAGATCATCTTGCGGACGACGGTGGCGGGCTCGCCGGCCTTGGATTGATCGTCCTCGGTGACGAGTTTCACCTTCTTGCCGAGCAGGCCGCCGGCAGCGTTGATCTCGTCGATGGCCATCTGCGTGCCCTTGTGAGAAGACTGGCCAAAGCTGGCGGTGCCGCCGGTGAGGGCGGCGAATTCACCGACGACGATCTCGTTGGCGGGGGCTTTCGGGCCGGTTTTCTTGCAGCCGGCGAGCAGCGCGGCGGCGAGGAGGGTGGCGACGACGAACGTCTGTTTCATTGCGCGGAACGTAGGAAGTCGCCCGCGACAGATCAACGGTTAAGTGCCAGTCGGCGGGAAACTTTCAGCCCATCTGTCGCTTGACGAGGTGCCCGAGGATGGCGATGGCCTGGTCGATCTTCCGGGACCAGGGGAAGCCGCAGCTCAGACGGATGAAATTCCCGTAGCAGCGCGCGGTGGAGAAAATCGGACCGGGCACGATACTGACGTTCTCGGCGAGGGATTCCCGGTGCAGGCGGACGGCGTCCACGCGGCGGTCCATTTCCACCCAGAGAACGAAGCCGCCCTCGGGCCGGGTGATGCGCACGCCCTCGGGGAAGCACTCGGCGACGGCCTCGCTGACACGGGCGACCTGCGAGGCATAGGTGCGGCGAATGGCGCGCAAATGATGGTCGTAGCCGCCCTCGGTGAGAAACGAATCGATTGCCAGCTGCGTGGGCGCGGTGGCGGAGACGGTGGAGGCGAACTGGCGGCGCTTGATGTCCTCGAACCACCGGCCGGGGCAGATCCAGCCGACGCGGTAGCCGGGGGCGAGCGTCTTCGAGAACGAGCTGCAGAGCAGCACGAGGCCCTTCCGGTCGTAGCTCTTCGCGGTGCGGGGGCGATTGCCGTGATGAACGAGGTCGCCGTAGATGTCGTCCTCGATGAGGGGGATCTCACGCTTCGCCAGCAGGGTGACGAGGCGCTCCTTGTGCGAATCCGGCATGCAGCTGCCGAGCGGGTTGCTGAAATTCGAGACGACGAGCACCGCGGCGGGGCGCGTGGTTTTCAACTCCGTTTCGAGCGCGTCGAGGTCGAGGCCGGTCTTCGGATCGGTCGGAATTTCGACAGCTTTCAGGCCGAGATTCGCGAGCTGCTCGACGATGCCGTAGTAAACGGGCGACTCCACCACGACGGTGTCGCCGGGTTTCGCCACGGCCTGGAGCGCGAGGTTCAGGGCGTCCATGCAGCCGTTCGTGATGATCACCTCCTCTGGGCCGAGCGCGCAGCCGGAGTCGGAACTGCGCTGGGCGATGTGGCGCCGAAGAGGCTCGTAGCCGGGCGGCATGGCATAGGAAATCGCCTCGGCGCCACGTTCGCGGGCGGCGCGGGAAAGCAGGCGCGAGAGCCGGGCGACCGGCAGCAGCTCCGGGCTCGGGCAGGCGGCGCCAAGCGGAATGATGTCCGGCCGCGAGGCGGCCTCGAAGATGAGATTGAGGATTTTCTTGTCCTCCGCGGCGTTGGCGCGGAGCGCCGGCAGGGTCGCCGCGGGCAGGGCAATGCGGTCCTGCCAGCGATTCCGCACGAAAAATCCGGATTTCGGCCGCGCCTCGATCAGGCCGCGGTTCTCCAGCTCGAGATAGGCGCGCACCGCGGTCGTGAGGCTGACGCCGTGCGCCGTGGCCGTGCGTCTCACGGAGGGGACGCGTTCGCCGGCGCGCAGCGTGCCGGACTCGATCATGTGGCCGATCTTGTCGGTGAGAGATTGGTGGAGGAAGCGAGGTTTTCCGGGCATGGCACAGATTTCAGATCTGAAATCTGTATATATGAAAGATTCTGAATTCTGAATCTGTATTTATTTTTTATTTCAACGAGGATGGTTCCATGAGCACTTTTGAACTGCCGACCGAAGAGGGAACCCGGAGCTGGGCTGCGCTGCGCCATGCGGCCGTGGCCCGGGGAGCGCGCGGCCTGGCCCGGGGCGGGTTGATCCATGCCGAGATCCCGGCCGGCGGACACGCTCGCTGTCAGGAAGGATGTGTCTGGGTGACCGCGGATACGGTTTCGGGCGACATCATCTTGCACGCCGGCGAGTCGCGGCAATTTGCGCGGCATTCGCGCGTGCTGGTGGAGGCTCTGGAAGACTCTCGCGTGCGGCTTGGGGCCTAGACGGGCCTCAGCTCGGGGAGGGCGTCGGGATTCCAGGGATTCACGGTGCAGCCGGAGGCGCGGATCGCTTCGGCGGTGCCGCGGGCGAGGCCGAGCACGGTATCCACGTCGAGATGCAGATGCTGCGGGGCGTAGGGGGCGAGGTTTGCCGCCGCGAGATCGAAAAGCCGTGAAGCCGGCGGGAGGCGGCGGCCATGCTTCGCGTGGGAGGGGTGCTCGTAATGCTTGCGGAGGTGGACGAAGCCGCCCGCGAGCTGGATGAGGCCCTTGTAGAAAAGCTCGTTTTCGTCCGAACACTGGAGCCAGAGGTGCTCGAGGACATCGTGCGCTTCGTAATACTCGCCGCGATTGAAGCAGGTGAAGTAGCCGGCGTAGCACGGGTGCAGCCCGGTGGCCTCGCCGGTGTGCAGCGAGGTGACGAACTCCTCCATGCGATCGAATTTTTTCATGCGTCGGCGGGGCAAAGTATGTGCTATCTCGTGGGGTTTGCAGAATTCTTTTCGCTCCCAACTTCCATGCGGCCCGGCGTCGCAACAAGGAGATCGCCCATGAATGGCTGGGCCTGGGGGGTGCTTGTGCTTGGAATTCTTCTCGCCGTGGCCTCGGCGGGGCTGTCGGCCGTCGAGATGGCGATCTTCTCGATGAACGATGAGCGCCGGCGCAAATTGCGCCTCCGCGACGCCGGTCGCGCCGAGCTTTTTGGAAAATTGATCCGGCATCCGGACGAGTTGGCGAACACGCTGTTGCTGGCGAACACGCTGATGAACCTGCCGCTGCTCGTTCTCCTGCTCGTGCTCGTCGAGATGCTCGGGTATGCGGACACGCTCTCGGGTTGGGGCATGCTCGGCGTGGGATTCGGTGTGGTCGTCGTGCTGTGCGATCTCCTCCCGAAACTCGTCGCGCTGGCGGCGCCGGTGCGCACGACGCGGCTCGGCCTGCCCTTCGTGAAGGCGCTGCTGCCGGCGCTGGAACCCGCCACAGCCTTTCTTCAGCGGCTGAGCGAGGCGGTCGTGCGTCGCATCGTGCCGCGGAAAGTCGCGCCGTTGAAATATCTCACCGACGAGGAGCTCGAGACGCTCGTGAAGATTGGGCGCGAGGAGGGAACGTTCGACGAGGTCGAGAGCCGGCTGCTGCGCGAGGTGATGAAGCTCCGGGGCGAGTCGGCCCGGCATTGCATGACGCCGCGCGTCGACGCCTTCACGCTGCCCGACAATCTCACCAATGCCGAGGCGGCGGAGGCGGTCCGCCGCAAGCGCTACCGCTTCGTGCCGGTGCGTGGCGAGACGCCGGACGACATCCTTGGCCTGCTGAACGTGAAGGATTTCCTGCTTCACCCGAGCGCGTCGCATTACACGGAGCGGCTGCTGCCGCCGTCGTTCGTGCCGGAGACGACCAAGGCGCTCGACCTGCTGCGCGGATTCCTGAATCACCGCCAGCACCTCGCCATCCTGCTCGATGAATATGGCGGCATCGAGGGGCTCGTGACGCTCTCGGATCTCACCGAGGAGTTGCTCGGCGAGGCTGGGCCGAGCGCGCGAAACGAACTTTACATCGAGCGTCTCGGCGAAGATCGCCTGCTCGCCGCAGGTGGCGCGGGCATCGACGATGTCGCCGAGCAGATCGGCATCGAGCTGGGCGGAAAGGACATCGAGACGGTGGGCGGCCTCGTGGTCGAGCATTTTGGAAACGTGCCGCCGCCCGGGCAGTCGTTCCTCGTCGAGGACTGGCGATTCACCGTGCGCCGGGCCACCCGCAAGCGCGTGCGCGAGGTGCTCATCGAGCGGGTTCCGTCCGCGGGAGCCGGAGGAGGGGAGGGCGTATGATCTGGATGATCTTCGGGCTCTGCCTGCTCGTGTCGTTTGTTTTCTCGGGCATCGAATCCGGCGTGTTGTCGGTGAATCGCGTGCGGCTGCGCCACCATGCCCTCAACGGCGAGGAGGCGGCGCAAAAACTCGACGATCTGCTCCGGCACATGGAGCGGTTGATGACGACGGTCGTGCTCATCACCAACGGCGCGAATGTCGTGGCCATCACGGTGCTCTACATGCAGCTCACGGATGGCCTTGGGCCGCTCGGCGCCGTGGTCGCGCTCCTGGTGGCGCTGCCCCTGTTCGTGTTCGGACTCGAGTTCCTGCCGAAGGCGTTTTTCCGGCGATTCCCGTATCGGACGCTGGTCGTCTTCGCTCGCATTCTCACGGTGGCCGACTGGCTGCTCGCGCCGGTGGTGAAGCCGGGCATGATGTTGCTCCGGCCGTTCCTGCGCGCGAGCCGCGAGGCCGAGAGCGGACGCATCGTTTCCATCGAGGCTCTCAAGCGCACGATGCAGAATACGGAGGCGCTCGGCCTGCGTTCCACCGCGGAACGGCTCATGATCGAGCACATCGTGGATTTCCGGCCGCTCAAGGCTGGCGATCTCATGCTGCCGCTCGATCGCGTGCCGCAGGTCGGCCCCGATACGCTCGTCGCGGATCTCCTGCGACAGGCCTCGAGCCTCGACGCCAGCCGCTTTCTCGTCGTCGAGCCCGACGGCGCCGTGAGCGGCATCGTGCGGGTGATCGATCTGCTCTTCGACGGCGTTCGCACCGGCCGGGTGCAATCCTCCATGCGCCGCGTCGTCACGGTCGACCGCGACGAGCGCGCCATGGAGGCGCTTCAGCGGCTCCGCGCGGCCCGCCTGCCCCTGGCGGTGGTGCTCGATGCGGCCCGCCGCCCGATCGGGGAATTGACGAGCGAACACCTCGTGCAGCGCTTGCTCGGCGGCGCCCGGTAAAAATCCCGGCGGAAATCGGGCGGAGTCGGCTTGCCTCGCGCGGGCGGTTGCCATTTACTCCCCGATCATGTCCACCGACGGTCTCTATTCGCGCAAAAATCCCTTCCCCGCCACCATGACGGTCAACCGCAAGCTCACGCTGGGCGGATCGGAGAAGGACACGCGGCATTTCGAGATTTCGCTCGCCGGGTCGGGCCTCGATTACGAAGTCGGCGACTCCCTCGGGGTTTTCCCGAAAAATGACCCCGCGCTCGTCGAGAAGCTGCTCGAGACCCTCGGTTTCAGTGGTGACGAAGTCGTGCCGAGCGCCGACAAGGTCGAGATGCCGCTGCGGAAGGCGCTTTCCGAGAGCTACATCATCACCGCGCCGGACAAGAAGCTCCTCGGCGCCATCGCGGAGAAGGATTCCTCGGCCACGTTCCTCAAGGACCTCCTCGATCCCGCCTTCAAGACGAATCTCGACGAATACCTCTGGGGCCGTGACGTCCTCGATCCGCTCCTCGAGTTCACCGCGGCGAAGTTCGAGCCGCTGGAATTCGTGAGCTACCTGCGCAAGCTCCAGCCGCGCCTCTACTCGATTTCTTCGTCGCGCAAGGTCGTCGGCGAAAACGTCCACCTCACCGTTGCCGTGGTGCGTTACAACGCCTTCAACCGTCCCCGTGGCGGTGTGGCTTCGACGTTCCTGGCCGAACGCTCCGACGGTGAGGGCGCGATTCCCGTCTTCTACCACACCGCGAAGCACTTCCGCGTGCCAGAGGATCCCGCGACGAACATGATCATGGTCGGGCCCGGCACGGGCATCGCGCCGTTCCGCGCGATGATCCAGGAGCGCGCGGCTTCCGGCGCGACCGGCGAGAACTGGCTCTTCTTCGGCGAGCAGCGCTCGTCGAGCGATTTCTTCTACCGCGACGAATTCGAGAAATACCAGGCCGACGGTGTGCTCACGAAATTCGACACCGCGTTCTCGCGGGATCAGGACTTCAAGATCTACGTGCAGCACCGCATCCTCGAGCGCGCGCAGGAGCTCTACGACTGGTTCGAGAAGGGCGCCATCTTCTACATCTGCGGCGACGCGTCGCGCATGGCGAAGGATGTCGACGCCGCGCTGCACGAGGTCGTGCAGAAGGCCGGCGGCAAGACGCCCGAGCAGGCGATCGAATACATCGACGCCCTCAAGAAAGCGAAGCGTTACCGCAAGGACGTGTATTGAGTTTTTTTGGACAGAATTAACGGAATTGAGGGAATGGGTTTTCTCTCCCCGCATTCCGTTAATTCCGTAAATTCTGTCTAAGTTGTGAAACACATTCATTTTCTCGGCATCTGCGGCACGGCCATGGGGGCGGTCGCCGCAGGAATGCGCGAGCGCGGATTCACCGTCACCGGACAGGACGACAACGTCTATCCACCGATGTCCACCTTCCTCGAGGAACAGGGCATCACGATCACCAGGGGATTCGCACCGGAAGACATCCCGGCCAGCGCCGATCTCGTCGTCGTCGGAAACGCGATGACGCGCGGCAAGCCCGCCGTCGAGGCCGTCCTCAATCGCAAACTCAGCTACCTCTCGCTTCCCGAGACGCTGAAGCAGTATTTTCTTCGCGGTCGCCACAACCTTGTTGTCACCGGCACGCATGGCA
This region includes:
- a CDS encoding hemolysin family protein, which codes for MNGWAWGVLVLGILLAVASAGLSAVEMAIFSMNDERRRKLRLRDAGRAELFGKLIRHPDELANTLLLANTLMNLPLLVLLLVLVEMLGYADTLSGWGMLGVGFGVVVVLCDLLPKLVALAAPVRTTRLGLPFVKALLPALEPATAFLQRLSEAVVRRIVPRKVAPLKYLTDEELETLVKIGREEGTFDEVESRLLREVMKLRGESARHCMTPRVDAFTLPDNLTNAEAAEAVRRKRYRFVPVRGETPDDILGLLNVKDFLLHPSASHYTERLLPPSFVPETTKALDLLRGFLNHRQHLAILLDEYGGIEGLVTLSDLTEELLGEAGPSARNELYIERLGEDRLLAAGGAGIDDVAEQIGIELGGKDIETVGGLVVEHFGNVPPPGQSFLVEDWRFTVRRATRKRVREVLIERVPSAGAGGGEGV
- a CDS encoding CNNM domain-containing protein — encoded protein: MIFGLCLLVSFVFSGIESGVLSVNRVRLRHHALNGEEAAQKLDDLLRHMERLMTTVVLITNGANVVAITVLYMQLTDGLGPLGAVVALLVALPLFVFGLEFLPKAFFRRFPYRTLVVFARILTVADWLLAPVVKPGMMLLRPFLRASREAESGRIVSIEALKRTMQNTEALGLRSTAERLMIEHIVDFRPLKAGDLMLPLDRVPQVGPDTLVADLLRQASSLDASRFLVVEPDGAVSGIVRVIDLLFDGVRTGRVQSSMRRVVTVDRDERAMEALQRLRAARLPLAVVLDAARRPIGELTSEHLVQRLLGGAR
- a CDS encoding sulfite reductase subunit alpha, with amino-acid sequence MSTDGLYSRKNPFPATMTVNRKLTLGGSEKDTRHFEISLAGSGLDYEVGDSLGVFPKNDPALVEKLLETLGFSGDEVVPSADKVEMPLRKALSESYIITAPDKKLLGAIAEKDSSATFLKDLLDPAFKTNLDEYLWGRDVLDPLLEFTAAKFEPLEFVSYLRKLQPRLYSISSSRKVVGENVHLTVAVVRYNAFNRPRGGVASTFLAERSDGEGAIPVFYHTAKHFRVPEDPATNMIMVGPGTGIAPFRAMIQERAASGATGENWLFFGEQRSSSDFFYRDEFEKYQADGVLTKFDTAFSRDQDFKIYVQHRILERAQELYDWFEKGAIFYICGDASRMAKDVDAALHEVVQKAGGKTPEQAIEYIDALKKAKRYRKDVY